Sequence from the Leptospira dzoumogneensis genome:
CTATGATCCTGGATTTACTCTATCATATTTAGCTCATGAAGTACTTTTCGTAAACAATTTCTATCATAGCGGCAATCCTTCCCAAAGAGCAAAATATATGCCTAAGGTTCTCTCCGGAGAATGGGTCGGTGGAATGGGAATGACGGAGCCTGGAGCAGGGACGGACGTTCTGGGAATGACGACTGTTGCGACTCGTAAAGGCGACAAATTCGTGTTAAATGGCAGAAAGCAGTTTATCACGAACGGTATCGTAGGTCAGGTATTCTTAGTATATGCAAAAACCAGTAAAGACTCTCGCAGGACCACTTCCTTTATAGTAGAAAGCTCTTTTCCAGGATTCGGTTTCGGCAAAAAAGAAGAGAAGATGGGAATGAGGTCTTCTCCTACCACCCAATTGATTTTCGAAAACTTAGAAGTGCCTGCAGAAAATCTGATCGGTGCCGAAGACGGTGCCTTAACTCATATGATGAGAAACTTGGAGATTGAAAGAGTAACTCTCGCCGCTCAGTCTTTAGGGATTGCAAAACGTTGTATTGATGTGATGTGCGAATATTCTATTCTTCATAGAGAAGCCTTCGATAAAAAACTGATAGAGTTCGGACAG
This genomic interval carries:
- a CDS encoding acyl-CoA dehydrogenase family protein, producing the protein MKGIQEKKIDLYNPTDDHLSLRENVSAFAKENLDLQAKDHDDDESFNKDLFRRLGAELGIFGVTVPQEDGGMGLDPVASVIIHEEFSAYDPGFTLSYLAHEVLFVNNFYHSGNPSQRAKYMPKVLSGEWVGGMGMTEPGAGTDVLGMTTVATRKGDKFVLNGRKQFITNGIVGQVFLVYAKTSKDSRRTTSFIVESSFPGFGFGKKEEKMGMRSSPTTQLIFENLEVPAENLIGAEDGALTHMMRNLEIERVTLAAQSLGIAKRCIDVMCEYSILHREAFDKKLIEFGQIQRLLAESYADYQAARALVYDVASKIHPENRNSLGAASAKLVSTQMAERVSRNAIQVLGGYGYCREYPVERLHRDAILLSIGGGTNEAMQKNIAADLKKLYASSGM